In Hallerella succinigenes, the following are encoded in one genomic region:
- the pflB gene encoding formate C-acetyltransferase, with amino-acid sequence MIQNEAWEGFEGRIWKEEINVRDFIQKNYKPYDGDEEFLTGPTDATNQLWGALQKLQKEERAKGGVLDMDTDIVSSITSHAPGYLNKDLEQIVGLQTDKPLKRAFMPFGGIRMAEEACANYGYTPSPKLHEIFTKYHKTHNDGVFDVYTSEMKLARHSHIVTGLPDTYGRGRIVGDYRRVALYGIDFLIAKKQEDKDNCGDGTMTDDVIRLREEISMQIKALKELKVMAASYGFDISQPAKNAKEAVQWLYFGYLGAIKTQNGAAMSVGRVSTFLDIYMERDLAKGLITEQQAQELIDHLVMKCRMVKFARIPSYNALFSGDPVWATLEVGGTGVDGRHMVTKNDFRFLHTLENMGPSPEPNLTVLYTSKLPANFKKYAAKISVITSSIQYENDDVMKPVWGDDYSICCCVSATQTGKEMQFFGARANLAKALLYAINGGVDEKSGEQVGPSLCPITSEYLDYDEVVKKYDAMLEWLAKLYVNTLNAIQYMHDKYYYEAEEMALIDTNVRRTFATGIAGFSHVIDSLSAIKYAKVKVIRNEQGLAIDYKTEGDFPKYGNDDDRADNIGVELLHNFVNKIKKHHTYRNSEPTTSILTITSNVVYGKATGAMPDGRKAGEPLSPGANPSYGAEQNGLLASLNSVAKIPYHWSLDGISNTQTINPSALGHSDEERTNNLVQVLDGYFDQGSHHVNVNVFGREKLIDAMEHPEKEEYQNFTIRVSGYAVKFINLTKEQQMDVISRTCHERM; translated from the coding sequence ATGATTCAGAATGAAGCTTGGGAAGGCTTTGAAGGTCGCATTTGGAAGGAAGAAATCAATGTCCGCGACTTTATCCAGAAAAATTATAAGCCGTACGATGGCGATGAAGAATTCCTCACCGGTCCTACGGACGCCACGAACCAGCTCTGGGGAGCTCTCCAGAAGCTTCAGAAAGAAGAACGTGCCAAGGGTGGCGTGCTCGACATGGATACAGACATCGTTTCCTCGATCACTTCCCACGCACCGGGCTACCTCAACAAGGATTTGGAACAGATTGTCGGTCTCCAGACCGATAAGCCGCTGAAACGCGCATTCATGCCGTTCGGTGGTATCCGCATGGCTGAAGAAGCTTGCGCGAACTACGGTTATACTCCGTCTCCGAAGCTCCACGAAATCTTCACGAAGTATCACAAGACTCACAACGACGGCGTCTTTGATGTCTATACTTCGGAAATGAAGCTCGCTCGTCACAGCCACATCGTGACCGGTCTTCCGGACACTTATGGCCGTGGTCGTATCGTCGGTGACTATCGTCGTGTCGCTCTTTATGGCATTGACTTCCTTATTGCAAAGAAACAGGAAGACAAGGATAACTGCGGCGATGGCACGATGACCGATGACGTCATTCGTCTCCGCGAAGAAATCTCTATGCAGATCAAGGCCCTCAAGGAATTGAAGGTCATGGCCGCTTCTTACGGCTTCGACATTTCTCAGCCGGCTAAGAACGCGAAGGAAGCCGTGCAATGGCTCTACTTTGGCTACCTCGGCGCTATCAAAACCCAGAACGGTGCAGCCATGTCCGTCGGTCGCGTCTCTACCTTCCTCGACATTTACATGGAACGTGACCTTGCTAAGGGTCTCATCACCGAGCAGCAGGCTCAGGAACTCATCGACCACTTGGTCATGAAGTGCCGCATGGTCAAGTTCGCTCGCATCCCGTCCTACAATGCGCTCTTCTCGGGTGACCCGGTGTGGGCGACTCTCGAAGTTGGCGGTACGGGTGTGGATGGCCGTCACATGGTCACCAAGAACGACTTCCGCTTCCTCCACACTCTTGAAAACATGGGCCCGTCTCCGGAACCGAACCTCACGGTTCTCTACACGAGCAAGCTCCCGGCAAACTTCAAGAAGTATGCTGCTAAGATTTCCGTGATTACAAGCTCGATCCAGTATGAAAACGACGATGTGATGAAGCCGGTTTGGGGTGATGACTACTCCATCTGCTGCTGCGTCTCTGCAACTCAGACTGGTAAGGAAATGCAGTTCTTCGGCGCTCGCGCTAACCTCGCTAAGGCATTGCTTTATGCGATCAACGGCGGTGTCGATGAAAAGAGCGGCGAACAGGTTGGTCCGTCCCTCTGCCCGATTACTTCTGAATACCTCGACTATGATGAAGTCGTGAAGAAGTATGACGCTATGCTCGAATGGCTCGCGAAGCTCTATGTGAATACTTTGAACGCCATCCAGTACATGCACGACAAGTACTACTATGAAGCCGAAGAAATGGCTCTCATCGATACGAACGTGCGTCGTACCTTCGCAACCGGTATCGCTGGCTTCTCTCATGTGATCGACTCCCTCTCTGCTATCAAGTATGCAAAGGTGAAGGTCATCCGTAACGAACAGGGCCTCGCTATCGATTACAAGACAGAAGGTGACTTCCCGAAGTATGGTAACGATGATGACCGCGCCGACAATATCGGTGTGGAACTCCTCCACAACTTCGTGAATAAGATCAAGAAGCATCACACCTACCGTAACTCTGAACCGACCACCTCGATTTTGACGATTACGTCTAACGTCGTTTACGGTAAGGCTACGGGTGCTATGCCGGACGGCCGTAAGGCTGGTGAACCGCTCTCTCCGGGCGCGAACCCGAGCTACGGTGCAGAACAGAACGGTCTCCTCGCTTCTCTCAACTCTGTTGCGAAGATTCCGTACCACTGGTCTCTCGACGGTATCAGCAATACCCAGACGATCAACCCGAGTGCACTCGGTCATAGTGATGAAGAACGTACGAACAACCTCGTTCAGGTTCTCGACGGTTACTTCGATCAGGGCTCTCACCACGTGAACGTGAACGTTTTCGGTCGTGAAAAGCTCATTGACGCTATGGAACACCCGGAAAAGGAAGAATACCAGAACTTCACCATTCGCGTGTCTGGCTACGCTGTTAAGTTCATCAACCTCACGAAGGAACAACAGATGGACGTTATCTCTCGTACCTGCCACGAAAGAATGTAA
- the ybeY gene encoding rRNA maturation RNase YbeY yields the protein MKKESRLPNFQVNLLAEKEGEEFPWKARLEPLARKVLIEEGHPENVNIVMCSDQMVRELNHQYRKLDKVTDVLSFEWHEDYLLGEIYIAHDQVKRQAPKFGNTFYMELKRMIVHGLLHLSGYDHHTVPERVVMRRREREILGIDPYRHGKKKTEKTAKAAQKKGKN from the coding sequence ATGAAAAAGGAATCTCGATTACCGAATTTCCAGGTCAATCTTCTCGCAGAAAAAGAAGGCGAAGAGTTCCCGTGGAAGGCTCGTCTAGAACCGCTGGCCCGCAAGGTCTTGATTGAAGAAGGCCACCCGGAAAACGTCAATATCGTGATGTGCTCTGACCAGATGGTGCGCGAATTGAACCATCAATATCGCAAACTCGACAAGGTGACGGATGTCTTGAGCTTTGAATGGCACGAAGACTATCTTCTAGGTGAAATCTATATCGCCCACGATCAGGTCAAGCGCCAGGCGCCGAAGTTCGGCAACACGTTCTACATGGAACTCAAGCGCATGATTGTCCACGGTCTTTTGCACCTTTCGGGCTATGACCATCACACGGTCCCGGAACGCGTTGTGATGCGCCGTCGTGAACGGGAAATTCTCGGAATCGATCCTTATCGTCACGGAAAGAAAAAAACGGAAAAGACGGCGAAAGCCGCCCAAAAGAAGGGGAAGAACTGA
- the xseA gene encoding exodeoxyribonuclease VII large subunit, whose protein sequence is MEKTFAVSKYLSAVKKMITSQIPPIWVNGVITQITERGRMVYMSLAEFPENDVKPVAKIDLYMYAGEYAQMRARLAELPMPFVLKEQLKVNLFIEADFYIGSGKFQCHIKNIDPNFTIGELAKTKQAILQRLEKEGLLNRNKMLPFAALPLKVGLITGETTAAFKDFTTTLAHSGFSFEVIPGYAKMQGNETEATVLAALAKLQNIPDLDAVCIVRGGGSKTDLNYFDSEALCRAIALFPVPVLTGIGHQIDESLVDQVSYRSCITPTDCAKFLVARAEEAKRSLREVLLQIATASQRKLSESKDRLHRTETNISTLFGKRLASERQKLSAIARDIARAPARTLEREREKLRRDIEGLSFGVQKIIALQKAKFELVEEKVKANDPKRILSRGYSYTTGKNGLIKNASDVKPGDALLMHFADGNVQAIAK, encoded by the coding sequence ATGGAAAAAACCTTTGCCGTCAGCAAGTACCTTTCTGCTGTAAAAAAAATGATAACGTCACAAATCCCCCCGATTTGGGTTAACGGCGTCATTACACAGATTACGGAACGCGGGCGAATGGTCTACATGAGTCTCGCCGAATTCCCCGAAAACGACGTTAAACCGGTTGCAAAAATCGACCTTTATATGTACGCCGGAGAATACGCCCAAATGCGAGCCCGCCTTGCAGAACTCCCGATGCCCTTCGTTCTCAAAGAGCAGCTCAAGGTCAATTTATTCATCGAAGCGGACTTCTACATCGGCAGCGGAAAATTCCAATGCCACATCAAAAACATCGACCCGAACTTTACCATCGGAGAACTCGCCAAAACAAAGCAGGCCATTCTACAGCGTCTTGAAAAAGAAGGACTGCTGAACCGCAACAAAATGCTTCCCTTTGCAGCCTTGCCGTTAAAGGTCGGGCTGATTACGGGCGAAACGACCGCCGCCTTCAAAGACTTTACAACAACTCTCGCCCACTCGGGATTTTCCTTTGAAGTCATTCCGGGCTACGCCAAAATGCAAGGCAACGAAACAGAGGCGACCGTTCTTGCCGCCCTCGCCAAGCTTCAAAACATTCCAGACCTTGACGCGGTCTGCATTGTGCGCGGAGGAGGCTCCAAAACGGACCTGAACTACTTCGACAGTGAAGCGCTCTGCCGCGCGATTGCACTCTTCCCCGTTCCCGTTTTGACAGGAATCGGTCACCAGATTGACGAAAGTCTTGTCGACCAGGTTTCTTACCGCAGCTGCATTACTCCAACGGACTGTGCCAAATTCCTTGTCGCCCGCGCCGAAGAGGCCAAGCGTTCCCTGCGCGAAGTTCTGCTGCAAATCGCTACCGCTTCCCAGCGGAAGCTCTCGGAATCCAAGGATCGCCTGCACCGCACCGAAACGAACATTTCCACACTCTTCGGAAAGCGTCTCGCAAGTGAAAGGCAAAAGCTTTCCGCGATCGCTCGCGACATTGCGCGCGCCCCGGCGCGAACGCTCGAACGCGAACGCGAAAAACTCCGCCGCGACATCGAAGGTTTAAGCTTTGGCGTGCAAAAGATCATCGCCCTGCAAAAGGCCAAGTTTGAACTCGTCGAAGAAAAGGTCAAAGCAAACGATCCCAAGCGAATCCTTTCCCGCGGATACTCGTACACCACGGGCAAAAACGGTCTCATCAAAAACGCGAGCGACGTCAAACCCGGCGACGCACTTTTAATGCACTTCGCCGACGGCAATGTCCAGGCAATCGCCAAATAA
- a CDS encoding hemolysin family protein, producing MPFLTWVDSVTPCIVFAILFLFLSGLFSLIKIVFLALSVTTESEEDEKLVKKVNAFVDAPGFNETVSIARTVLNVAAGVLGFVAAYVLTEGFYGKPILGVALYTVLAGFITYFFVILVPNMFGAVKPETFSHILLPIYKYLRLPFMLEAKLANMLYLKVHKALGYDSKLSFLSEDKRDALQSDLDSDMSDEDEDALDEDERQMVLNIFDFVETPVREIMTPRVDMVAIDITSSLEETIQVLNEERHSRVPVYRESVDNVIGVLSARDFLEWYTEHGSEKFDLQSLLNPVVFVSQQKKIDDLLRELRENGNQLAIVVDEYGGVAGLVTVEDIVEEIVGEIKDEDDLEEDAMIQKLKDGRYIFNPLITLSDFEDATEIELKEPEGIHVETVSGLILAKLGTIPSAGAEVDISGYRFRVLRMEGTRMTKAMLIPPDKLTRKVQAISK from the coding sequence ATGCCCTTTCTGACGTGGGTAGATAGTGTTACCCCTTGTATTGTTTTCGCGATTCTCTTTTTGTTCCTCTCGGGACTTTTCTCGCTGATTAAAATCGTATTCCTCGCTCTTTCGGTAACGACAGAAAGCGAAGAAGATGAAAAGCTCGTGAAAAAGGTGAATGCCTTTGTCGATGCTCCGGGCTTTAACGAAACCGTTTCGATCGCCCGCACCGTTTTGAATGTAGCAGCTGGCGTTCTCGGTTTTGTCGCAGCCTACGTTCTCACGGAAGGTTTTTACGGAAAGCCGATTCTCGGCGTTGCGCTCTATACGGTGCTCGCCGGTTTCATCACGTACTTCTTTGTGATTCTCGTCCCGAACATGTTCGGAGCGGTCAAGCCGGAAACCTTCTCGCATATTCTGCTTCCGATTTACAAGTATCTTCGCTTGCCGTTTATGCTGGAAGCAAAGCTTGCCAATATGCTGTATTTGAAGGTGCACAAGGCTTTGGGTTACGATTCCAAGTTGAGCTTCCTTTCCGAAGACAAGCGTGACGCTCTGCAGTCGGATCTTGATTCGGACATGTCTGATGAAGACGAAGACGCTCTCGATGAAGACGAGCGTCAGATGGTGCTGAACATATTTGACTTTGTGGAAACTCCGGTGCGTGAAATCATGACGCCGCGCGTAGACATGGTCGCCATCGACATTACGTCGAGCCTTGAAGAAACGATTCAGGTCTTGAACGAAGAACGCCATTCCCGTGTCCCGGTTTACCGCGAATCGGTCGACAACGTCATCGGCGTTCTTTCGGCACGCGACTTCCTCGAATGGTACACGGAACACGGTTCTGAAAAATTCGATTTGCAGTCGCTTTTGAATCCGGTCGTCTTCGTGTCTCAGCAAAAGAAGATCGACGATCTTTTACGCGAACTCCGCGAAAACGGCAATCAGCTTGCAATCGTTGTCGATGAATACGGTGGAGTCGCAGGTCTTGTGACTGTCGAAGATATCGTTGAAGAAATCGTCGGTGAAATCAAGGATGAAGACGACCTCGAAGAGGATGCGATGATCCAGAAGTTGAAAGATGGCCGCTACATTTTCAATCCGCTGATTACTCTTTCCGATTTTGAAGATGCGACGGAAATCGAGTTGAAAGAACCGGAAGGCATTCATGTCGAGACCGTTTCCGGTCTTATACTCGCAAAGCTCGGCACGATCCCGTCCGCCGGCGCCGAGGTGGATATAAGCGGTTACAGGTTCCGAGTCTTGCGCATGGAAGGCACCCGAATGACCAAAGCAATGCTCATTCCGCCCGACAAATTGACGCGCAAAGTACAGGCGATTTCCAAATAG
- the pflA gene encoding pyruvate formate-lyase-activating protein, with translation MTTGRIHKLETFGLVDGPGVRCVVFTQGCRMRCRYCHNPETWNGSEGGTLYTPQQLFSLVYRYKSYWKNNGGVTVSGGEPLLQLDFLTEFFEICSEHHVHTALDTSGNPFENTPEYLAKFDRLLAATSIVLLDLKMFDSEGHKKLTRQPNENILEMARYISDKNIPIWVRRVLVPGLTDSDEDLTNTYEFIKTLPSVRRVEVLPYHAFAIPKWQELGIPYSLTDVLTPTQKQIKHAEDILHVKDFPDYS, from the coding sequence ATGACGACTGGGCGCATTCATAAACTGGAAACTTTTGGTCTTGTGGATGGCCCTGGCGTGCGGTGTGTTGTGTTTACGCAAGGTTGCCGCATGCGTTGTCGTTATTGTCACAATCCGGAAACTTGGAATGGCTCCGAAGGCGGTACCCTGTACACGCCTCAGCAGCTTTTTTCTTTGGTTTATCGCTACAAATCTTACTGGAAAAATAATGGCGGTGTGACCGTGAGCGGTGGCGAGCCACTTCTCCAGTTGGATTTTTTAACAGAATTTTTTGAAATTTGCAGCGAGCATCATGTCCATACGGCTTTGGATACGAGCGGAAATCCGTTTGAAAATACTCCAGAGTATTTGGCTAAGTTCGACCGTCTTTTGGCGGCAACATCGATTGTTCTTTTGGATTTGAAAATGTTCGACAGCGAGGGTCATAAAAAATTGACTCGCCAGCCGAATGAGAACATTTTGGAGATGGCTCGTTATATTTCGGACAAGAACATCCCGATTTGGGTACGGCGCGTTCTTGTTCCTGGACTCACTGACAGCGATGAAGATTTGACGAACACCTACGAGTTTATTAAGACGCTTCCGTCTGTGCGTCGCGTTGAAGTGCTGCCGTATCACGCTTTTGCCATTCCCAAGTGGCAGGAACTCGGCATTCCGTATTCGCTGACGGATGTCCTGACCCCGACGCAAAAGCAGATCAAGCATGCGGAAGATATTTTGCATGTGAAAGATTTTCCGGACTATTCGTAA
- a CDS encoding FecR family protein codes for MNEFHSPFSRLFARTLLAGSLFILPTFAAGNSGSVGKVCYILGEVTVQKKAKSNWNPLRIGLKVHEKDLIRTLVESEAGIALSDGSSITIEENTTILFENAVNQKNETTKTVEIRTGRVFFDVQKQKSNEKFQFKTGTATAAIRGTNGFIEGSAAGTVVSLETGKMLITDTTGQEMELSGGETLVQEKGKPMRKFKTPNAGTKGLAKEITQERKNNTFTADNLEKKAKDLAAKNASLQNPCTFDPLPSIVTATEVHVSGKCADSVLVRVNGIDAVMSKEGTFDVPVIWDKESYGTKRIRVKCAQGEAEVLCKEANVEYVKQTSNDDSAFIRIQKQGKLSMNTVEGITVNADFFSEDPNAQVTVSLGSVTSPNLNTPKAGGHVSYTFRPRDPNVSWTEKFIYVTLQSKKKTLRDSIPVSFPPKLSIIGANADKCEIRYSLVGTHNSKVVIEEFVDGMPAFKTEHNQDIPSASLPMLSGNRKYRILVEDEAGNRSEISDSFLCNL; via the coding sequence TTGAACGAATTCCATTCTCCATTTAGCCGTCTTTTCGCAAGAACGCTTCTGGCCGGCAGTCTTTTCATTCTTCCGACTTTTGCCGCGGGCAATTCAGGCTCAGTCGGTAAAGTCTGCTACATTCTGGGAGAAGTCACCGTCCAGAAAAAGGCCAAAAGTAACTGGAATCCCCTTCGAATCGGGCTCAAGGTCCATGAAAAAGACCTGATTCGAACCCTTGTCGAAAGCGAAGCGGGGATCGCTCTTTCTGACGGCAGTTCGATTACCATCGAAGAAAACACGACCATCCTCTTTGAAAACGCGGTCAATCAGAAGAACGAGACGACCAAAACGGTGGAAATCCGCACGGGACGCGTCTTCTTTGACGTGCAAAAACAGAAATCCAACGAGAAGTTCCAATTCAAGACCGGCACCGCTACCGCTGCAATCCGCGGCACGAACGGCTTTATCGAAGGTTCTGCCGCAGGAACCGTCGTTTCGCTCGAAACGGGTAAAATGCTCATTACCGATACGACCGGACAGGAAATGGAATTGAGCGGAGGCGAAACCCTGGTGCAAGAAAAGGGCAAGCCGATGCGCAAGTTCAAAACGCCGAATGCAGGCACCAAGGGACTCGCCAAGGAAATCACCCAGGAACGCAAGAACAATACCTTTACAGCCGACAATCTCGAAAAGAAAGCGAAGGATCTCGCCGCAAAGAATGCGAGCCTTCAAAATCCTTGCACTTTCGATCCCCTGCCGAGCATCGTCACCGCAACGGAAGTCCACGTTTCAGGCAAGTGCGCCGACTCGGTTCTCGTCCGAGTCAACGGAATCGATGCGGTCATGTCGAAGGAAGGAACCTTTGACGTTCCTGTGATTTGGGACAAGGAGTCCTATGGTACCAAGCGTATTCGCGTAAAATGCGCCCAAGGAGAAGCCGAAGTTCTTTGCAAGGAAGCAAACGTGGAATACGTGAAGCAGACGAGCAACGACGACAGCGCCTTTATCCGGATTCAGAAACAGGGCAAACTTTCGATGAACACGGTCGAAGGAATCACGGTGAATGCGGACTTCTTCAGCGAAGATCCGAACGCCCAGGTCACCGTTTCGCTCGGAAGCGTTACCTCCCCGAACCTGAACACGCCGAAAGCAGGCGGTCATGTGAGCTACACCTTTAGACCGCGCGATCCAAACGTCAGCTGGACCGAAAAGTTCATTTACGTGACGCTCCAAAGCAAAAAGAAGACCCTTCGGGATTCCATCCCGGTTTCCTTCCCGCCGAAGCTCAGCATTATCGGGGCGAATGCGGACAAGTGTGAAATCCGTTATAGCCTTGTCGGAACGCACAACAGCAAGGTCGTCATCGAAGAATTCGTCGATGGCATGCCGGCATTCAAGACTGAACACAATCAGGACATTCCAAGCGCAAGCCTTCCAATGCTCAGCGGCAACCGCAAGTACAGAATTCTTGTGGAAGACGAGGCCGGGAATCGTTCCGAAATTTCCGATTCGTTCCTCTGCAATCTTTAA
- a CDS encoding OmpA family protein, translating to MKWMKILALALALSTFAIAQDNCSQKLDVLEKSLPQGSAQIRLTIAEARASAAAVQALKEKDPKDPRIASKEESCQIYTQIIEAQIAAQKSRNSLAENRKKQLAVRDSIRRIQEKIGEVRSGRASNLEEDLQAERAKLAQTNSAMDSAMTAAAEREALQAELAKAREDSLNKLLQEERAKAEARQNEAKNKLNELQSKLIQVTEDARGIILSMSDILFDVDKASLKADLKTSLARVAGILTVYQELNVSVEGHTDNTGSEEHNLKLSEQRAKNVLDFLVEQGIDAGRLTSKGFGMSKPVADNATKEGRQKNRRVDLVIKDKVL from the coding sequence ATGAAATGGATGAAAATCTTAGCCTTGGCTCTTGCCCTTTCGACATTCGCTATCGCACAGGACAATTGCTCGCAAAAACTCGATGTGCTTGAAAAATCTTTGCCACAAGGCTCTGCTCAGATCCGTTTGACGATTGCCGAAGCGAGAGCCTCTGCCGCTGCGGTTCAGGCGTTGAAGGAAAAGGATCCAAAGGATCCGCGCATCGCTTCGAAGGAAGAATCCTGCCAGATTTACACGCAGATTATCGAAGCCCAGATCGCCGCTCAGAAGTCTCGCAATTCCCTTGCGGAAAACCGCAAAAAACAGCTCGCCGTCCGCGACTCTATTCGCCGTATTCAGGAAAAGATCGGCGAAGTGCGCAGCGGTCGTGCTTCAAACTTGGAAGAAGACCTGCAGGCGGAACGTGCAAAGCTCGCCCAGACGAATTCCGCCATGGATTCTGCGATGACGGCTGCCGCAGAACGCGAAGCGCTTCAGGCGGAACTCGCCAAGGCTCGCGAAGATTCCCTGAACAAGCTTTTGCAAGAAGAACGTGCCAAGGCGGAAGCGCGCCAGAACGAGGCGAAGAACAAGCTGAACGAGTTGCAGTCCAAGCTGATTCAGGTGACGGAAGACGCTCGTGGCATTATTCTTTCGATGTCGGATATCCTTTTTGACGTGGACAAGGCATCTCTCAAAGCGGATCTGAAAACGAGCCTTGCCCGTGTCGCAGGGATTTTGACCGTGTACCAGGAACTGAATGTATCCGTGGAAGGCCATACGGATAATACGGGCTCGGAAGAACATAACCTGAAGCTTTCGGAACAGCGTGCCAAGAATGTCTTGGACTTTTTGGTGGAACAGGGTATTGATGCGGGCCGTTTGACCTCCAAAGGCTTTGGCATGAGCAAGCCGGTGGCAGACAATGCGACCAAGGAAGGTCGCCAAAAGAACCGCCGCGTGGATCTGGTAATCAAGGACAAGGTTCTCTAA
- a CDS encoding type II toxin-antitoxin system Phd/YefM family antitoxin, whose protein sequence is MAKIVSAMEARKGFGDLLNQVALKGEDVVIERAGKPLAKLTSVSDSGPQKLDFRDISRLPGEIWE, encoded by the coding sequence ATGGCGAAGATCGTTTCGGCGATGGAAGCGCGCAAAGGATTTGGCGATTTGCTGAACCAGGTCGCGCTGAAAGGGGAGGATGTCGTGATTGAAAGAGCGGGGAAACCCCTTGCAAAACTCACATCCGTTTCGGATTCAGGGCCACAAAAACTCGATTTTCGCGATATTTCGCGGTTACCTGGAGAAATTTGGGAATAA
- a CDS encoding NAD(P)/FAD-dependent oxidoreductase, producing MSLNAYHFRELSIPLEKKGEILPALAHATGLHEDAILNLEVERFALDSRKRGAPHWSYNVRFETAKRLHPTHWLVPATEKAETLDSDPLKDSVLLSKHVTVVGAGPAGLWAALSLQRKGFSVHLYEQGSPVEERFGDIHRFTVDRKFNPHSNVLFGEGGAGAYSDGKLNTRSRNVFSSAVLADMVHFGISSDVLTFAKPHIGTDRLVPLLRSLRKEFLSLGGEVHFHTALEDFELSNGNISKAKFNGAWQNVDNLVLAPGHSARFLYELLHERGVEEESKAFALGVRVEHPQSLINLRQYGANVNTNLTGSAEYALTAKTLNQTSAAYSFCMCPGGVLVPCVSENGTLATNGMSYSKRNGKLANGAIVVPVEKSESLFGGIEMQRRFEKRAFEIGGKDYTAPAQTIKAFLSEKKDSALPKSTFLTGVVPCSIRDILDDAICDSLADGFEQFERKIPGFISEGLIVAPETRTSSPVRIVRNTDTLESVSTKGLFVLGEGAGYTGGIVTSAADGIKLSNRVRLAKD from the coding sequence ATGTCATTAAACGCTTACCATTTTAGAGAACTTTCCATTCCGCTCGAAAAGAAAGGCGAAATTTTACCGGCGCTTGCCCATGCGACAGGCCTCCATGAAGACGCCATTCTGAACTTGGAAGTGGAACGTTTTGCGCTTGACTCCCGCAAACGCGGTGCACCGCACTGGAGTTACAACGTCCGTTTTGAAACGGCAAAGCGTTTGCACCCGACGCACTGGCTCGTTCCGGCGACGGAAAAGGCAGAGACTTTAGACAGCGATCCTTTGAAAGATTCCGTTTTGCTGTCCAAGCATGTCACGGTTGTCGGCGCAGGCCCCGCCGGGCTTTGGGCCGCGCTTTCCCTGCAGCGCAAAGGTTTTAGCGTACATCTTTACGAACAAGGAAGCCCAGTAGAAGAGCGTTTTGGCGACATTCACCGCTTTACAGTTGACCGGAAGTTCAATCCGCATTCAAACGTTCTGTTTGGCGAAGGCGGCGCAGGAGCTTACTCCGACGGAAAACTGAACACGCGTTCTCGCAACGTATTTTCAAGCGCCGTCCTTGCGGACATGGTGCATTTCGGAATTTCTAGCGATGTGCTGACCTTTGCAAAACCGCATATCGGAACAGACCGCTTGGTTCCTTTGCTGCGCTCTCTGCGAAAAGAATTTTTATCGCTCGGTGGCGAAGTGCATTTTCATACCGCCCTCGAAGATTTTGAACTTTCGAACGGAAACATTTCCAAGGCGAAGTTCAACGGGGCTTGGCAGAACGTCGATAACCTGGTGCTCGCGCCGGGACATTCGGCGCGTTTCCTTTACGAGCTTTTGCACGAACGCGGCGTTGAAGAAGAAAGCAAGGCGTTTGCACTGGGTGTTCGAGTCGAACATCCGCAGTCGCTCATCAACTTGAGACAGTACGGGGCAAACGTCAACACAAACCTGACCGGCAGTGCGGAATACGCCTTGACCGCAAAGACTTTGAACCAGACTTCCGCAGCCTACAGTTTTTGCATGTGCCCGGGTGGAGTTCTTGTCCCATGCGTCTCCGAAAACGGAACTCTGGCCACAAACGGCATGAGCTACAGCAAGCGCAACGGGAAGCTTGCCAACGGAGCTATCGTCGTCCCGGTTGAAAAAAGCGAAAGCCTTTTTGGCGGCATCGAAATGCAGCGCCGTTTTGAAAAGAGAGCTTTTGAAATCGGCGGCAAGGATTACACCGCTCCCGCTCAGACAATCAAGGCTTTCCTCAGCGAAAAAAAAGATTCTGCCCTGCCGAAGAGCACATTCCTCACGGGCGTTGTCCCCTGCTCGATCCGCGACATTTTAGACGATGCGATTTGCGATTCGCTCGCCGACGGTTTTGAACAGTTCGAACGCAAGATTCCAGGCTTCATTTCGGAAGGCTTGATCGTTGCACCGGAAACCCGTACCAGTTCCCCGGTGCGCATTGTGCGAAATACGGATACGCTCGAAAGCGTTTCGACAAAGGGGCTTTTTGTTCTCGGCGAAGGTGCCGGTTATACGGGCGGCATCGTGACGAGTGCGGCGGACGGCATTAAACTTTCGAACCGTGTTCGTCTGGCGAAAGATTAG